One genomic segment of Macaca fascicularis isolate 582-1 chromosome 19, T2T-MFA8v1.1 includes these proteins:
- the ZNF345 gene encoding zinc finger protein 345: MENLTKHSIECSSFRGDWECKSQFERKQGSQEGHFSEMIFTPEDMPTFSIQHQRIHTDEKLLECKECGKDFSFVSVLIRHQRIHTGEKPYECKECGKAFGSGANLAYHQRIHTGEKPFECKECGKAFGSGSNLTHHQRIHTGEKPYECKECGKAFSFGSGLIRHQIIHSGEKPYECKECGKSFSFESALTRHHRIHTGEKPYECIDCGKAFGSGSNLTQHRRIHTGEKPYECKACGMAFSSGSALTRHQRIHTGEKPYICNECGKAFSFGSALTRHQRIHTGEKPYVCKECGKAFNSGSDLTQHQRIHTGEKPYECKECEKAFRSGSKLIQHQRMHTGEKPYECKECGKTFSSGSDLTQHYRIHTGEKPYECKECGKAFGSGSKLIQHQLIHTGERPYECKECRKSFSSGSALNRHQRIHTGEKPYECGECGKAFCSGSSLTQHQRIHTGEKPYECKNCGKAYGRGSEFQQHKKSHNGKKLCELETMN, encoded by the coding sequence ATGGAAAACCTTACAAAACACAGCATTGAGTGTTCAAGTTTCAGAGGTGATTGGGAATGTAAAAGCCAGTTTGAGAGAAAACAGGGATCTCAGGAAGGACATTTCAGTGAAATGATATTTACTCCTGAAGACATGCCCACTTTCAGTATCcagcatcagagaattcatactgaTGAGAAACTCcttgaatgtaaggaatgtgggaaggatTTTAGTTTTGTATCGGTCCTTATTCGACATCAGCGaattcatactggtgagaaaccttATGAATGCAAAGAATGTGGCAAGGCCTTTGGTAGTGGTGCAAACCTTGCTTACCATCAAAGAATTCACACTGGTGAGAAGCCTtttgaatgtaaggaatgtgggaaggcctttgGTAGTGGCTCAAACCTTACTCaccatcagagaattcatactggtgagaaaccctatgaatgtaaggaatgtgggaaagcctttagtTTTGGGTCAGGCCTTATTCGACATCAGATCATTCACAGTGGTGAAAAGCCTTATGagtgtaaggaatgtgggaagtcCTTTAGTTTTGAATCAGCCCTTACTCGGCATCACAGAATTCACACAGGtgagaaaccttatgaatgtatAGATTGTGGTAAAGCCTTTGGCAGTGGTTCAAACCTTACTCAACATCGGCGGattcatactggtgagaaaccttATGAGTGCAAAGCATGTGGAATGGCCTTTAGCAGTGGTTCAGCCCTTACTCggcatcagagaattcataccgGTGAGAAACCATACatatgtaatgaatgtgggaaggcctttagTTTTGGATCAGCCCTTACAcgacatcagagaattcatactggcgAGAAACCTTATgtatgtaaggaatgtgggaaggctTTTAATAGTGGCTCAGATCTCACtcaacatcagagaattcacactggtgagaaaccctatgaGTGTAAAGAGTGTGAGAAAGCCTTTAGAAGTGGTTCAAAACTTATTCAGCATCAAAGAATGcatactggtgagaaaccttatgaatgtaaggaatgtgggaagacCTTTAGTAGTGGTTCAGACCTTACTCAACATTACAGaattcatactggtgagaaaccctatgaatgtaaggaatgtgggaaggcctttgGTAGTGGCTCAAAACTTATCCAACACCAGTTAATCCATACTGGTGAaagaccctatgaatgtaaagaaTGTAGAAAGTCCTTTAGTAGTGGTTCAGCTCTTAATCGGCACCAGAGAATAcacactggtgagaaaccctatgaatgtggGGAGTGTGGGAAAGCTTTTTGTAGTGGCTCAAGCCTTACTcagcatcagagaattcatacaggtgagaaaccttatgaatgtaagAACTGTGGGAAGGCTTATGGGAGGGGTTCAGAGTTTCAGCAACATAAGAAAAGTCATAATGGTAAGAAACTCTGTGAATTGGAGACTATGAATTGA